One region of Terricaulis silvestris genomic DNA includes:
- a CDS encoding VOC family protein, whose protein sequence is MAEATSSIPVGVYPYITVKGGKAALEFYTRAFGASEEFRNYGQDGERIMHARFRVNGQAILLSDDFPEFRGGSEAPPPSGVTIHLEVDNADQWWDRAVSAGAEIKMPLADQFWGDRYGQLRDPYGHSWSIGAPVKK, encoded by the coding sequence ATGGCTGAAGCGACATCCTCCATACCGGTTGGCGTTTACCCCTACATCACGGTCAAAGGTGGCAAGGCGGCGCTGGAGTTCTACACGCGCGCTTTTGGGGCTAGTGAGGAATTCCGCAACTACGGCCAGGATGGCGAGCGCATCATGCACGCGCGTTTTCGCGTCAACGGCCAGGCTATCCTGCTGTCGGACGATTTTCCGGAGTTTCGTGGCGGCAGTGAAGCGCCGCCGCCATCGGGCGTCACCATCCATCTAGAAGTCGACAACGCCGATCAGTGGTGGGATCGCGCCGTGAGCGCCGGCGCTGAGATCAAGATGCCCCTCGCCGACCAATTCTGGGGCGACCGCTATGGACAGCTGCGCGATCCGTACGGGCACTCGTGGTCGATCGGCGCGCCGGTGAAGAAGTAA
- a CDS encoding replication-associated recombination protein A — MSDLFQAAGLDQGAPTPLAERLRPKKLDEVVGQDHLLKPEGPIGRMVAQKRLSSMVLWGPPGVGKTTIARLLAEETGHEFQQISAVFSGVADLKKAFETAKGRRASGKATLLFVDEIHRFNRAQQDGFLPYVEQGIVTLVGATTENPSFEINAALLSRAQVFVLKRLDEGALDQLLQRAETLFGRKVPLTDDARIALTNLADGDGRYLLTLSEELFALQTQTPLDAKALGELLQKRAPAYDKDREEHYNLISALHKSIRGSDPDAALYWLARMVTGGEDLLFIARRLVRAAAEDVGLADPTALLICNAAKDAVDFIGPPEAELHLAQAVIHLATAPKSNAAYVAWKQARSAAQETGTLGPPMHIRNAPTKLMKDLGYGSGYAYDHDAEGGFSGQNYFPDEMPRRQFYQPEGRGREGTIKERLEHWAKLRAERE, encoded by the coding sequence ATGAGCGATCTATTCCAAGCTGCGGGGCTGGACCAGGGCGCGCCGACGCCGCTGGCCGAAAGGCTGCGGCCAAAAAAGCTCGACGAGGTGGTCGGCCAGGATCACCTGCTGAAACCCGAAGGCCCGATCGGCCGCATGGTGGCGCAAAAGCGGCTGTCGTCGATGGTGCTTTGGGGACCGCCAGGCGTCGGCAAAACCACCATCGCGCGACTGCTCGCCGAAGAAACGGGCCACGAATTCCAACAGATCAGCGCGGTGTTCTCCGGCGTCGCCGATCTGAAGAAGGCGTTCGAGACCGCCAAAGGCCGCCGCGCCTCGGGCAAAGCGACATTGCTGTTCGTTGACGAAATTCACCGCTTCAACCGCGCCCAGCAAGACGGCTTCCTGCCGTACGTGGAGCAGGGCATCGTCACCCTCGTCGGCGCCACCACCGAAAACCCCAGCTTCGAGATCAACGCGGCCTTGCTCTCCCGCGCGCAAGTGTTCGTGCTAAAGCGACTTGATGAAGGCGCGCTCGATCAGCTGCTGCAACGCGCCGAAACACTGTTTGGACGCAAAGTGCCGCTGACGGATGACGCGCGCATCGCGCTCACCAATCTCGCCGATGGCGACGGCCGCTATCTGCTCACGCTCTCCGAAGAACTCTTCGCGCTGCAAACCCAAACGCCGCTCGACGCCAAGGCGCTCGGCGAGCTGCTGCAAAAGCGCGCGCCCGCTTACGACAAAGATCGCGAAGAACACTACAATCTCATCTCCGCGTTACACAAAAGCATTCGCGGCTCAGATCCCGACGCCGCGCTCTATTGGCTCGCGCGCATGGTCACCGGCGGTGAAGACCTGCTCTTCATCGCGCGGCGCCTCGTTCGCGCCGCCGCGGAGGATGTCGGCCTCGCCGATCCCACCGCACTCCTGATCTGCAACGCCGCCAAGGACGCCGTGGACTTCATCGGCCCGCCCGAAGCCGAGCTGCATCTCGCGCAAGCCGTGATCCATCTCGCCACCGCGCCCAAATCCAACGCCGCCTACGTCGCCTGGAAACAGGCTCGCAGCGCCGCGCAAGAAACCGGCACGCTCGGCCCGCCCATGCACATCCGCAACGCGCCGACCAAGCTGATGAAAGATCTCGGCTACGGCAGCGGCTACGCTTACGACCACGACGCTGAAGGCGGCTTCTCCGGCCAAAACTACTTCCCCGACGAAATGCCCCGCCGCCAATTCTACCAACCCGAAGGCCGCGGCCGCGAAGGCACCATCAAGGAACGGCTAGAACACTGGGCAAAACTGCGGGCTGAGCGTGAGTAG
- a CDS encoding SIR2 family NAD-dependent protein deacylase codes for MSNAEALATLLKKATRVVVFTGAGISTESGIPDFRSPGGVWSKMKPIMFQDFVASPGVRREAWTRVFNKTAGWTGAQPNAGHHAVATLANAGKVSAIITQNVDNLHQDSGAPHDKVIELHGNATYAKCLDCGQRHELDVLEMPYSRGEEIVCDHCAGLLKTATISFGQAMPEAEMTRATEESRACDLFLVLGSSLVVFPAAGLPIEAKHHGAKLVIVNRESTDMDDYADLVLNSEIGPLMSETLRVMA; via the coding sequence ATGTCCAACGCTGAAGCGCTCGCGACTCTTTTGAAGAAGGCAACCCGCGTCGTCGTCTTCACCGGCGCCGGCATTTCGACCGAAAGCGGCATCCCTGACTTCCGCAGCCCGGGCGGTGTCTGGAGCAAGATGAAGCCCATCATGTTTCAGGACTTCGTCGCATCACCCGGCGTGCGCCGTGAGGCCTGGACGCGCGTCTTCAACAAGACGGCAGGCTGGACCGGCGCTCAACCAAACGCCGGCCACCACGCCGTGGCCACTCTCGCCAACGCCGGCAAAGTCAGCGCCATCATCACGCAGAACGTCGACAACCTGCACCAAGATTCCGGCGCTCCACACGACAAGGTGATCGAGCTTCACGGCAACGCCACGTACGCCAAGTGTCTCGATTGCGGTCAGCGCCACGAACTCGATGTTTTAGAAATGCCCTACAGCCGCGGCGAAGAAATCGTGTGCGACCACTGCGCGGGTTTACTCAAGACCGCCACCATCTCGTTCGGCCAAGCCATGCCGGAGGCTGAGATGACGCGCGCAACCGAAGAGTCGCGCGCCTGCGATCTCTTCCTCGTACTAGGCTCCTCGCTGGTCGTCTTCCCCGCCGCGGGTTTGCCGATTGAAGCCAAGCACCACGGCGCCAAGCTCGTCATCGTCAACCGCGAGTCGACGGACATGGACGATTACGCCGATCTCGTTCTCAACTCCGAAATCGGCCCGCTCATGAGCGAAACGCTAAGGGTGATGGCGTGA
- a CDS encoding RluA family pseudouridine synthase, which produces MSKSASSGPSDQQPNARDFLIHEDAYMLVFNKPAGLAVQGGSGVTQSLETLLTQFAKSNGKTPRLVHRLDRETSGVIVAARTKPATAFLSEAFANRDAHKTYLAIVCGGAPEPRDGEIALALKKANRRGLDIMEIAATGQAALTRYRTLTATPAAALLELTPETGRMHQLRAHLAAIGHPIAGDGKYGGLFSVAGVEIPSLTLHAAALDIPHPAGGRKSFTAPPPPAFLQAQQSLGLETAVAPET; this is translated from the coding sequence ATGTCTAAATCTGCGTCTTCCGGTCCATCAGATCAACAGCCCAACGCCCGCGATTTCCTCATCCACGAAGACGCGTACATGCTTGTCTTCAACAAGCCCGCTGGCCTTGCCGTGCAGGGCGGCTCCGGCGTTACGCAATCGCTCGAAACGCTGCTCACCCAGTTCGCCAAGTCCAACGGCAAAACCCCGCGCCTCGTGCACCGCCTCGACCGCGAAACCTCCGGCGTGATCGTCGCCGCGCGCACCAAGCCGGCAACCGCATTCCTCTCCGAAGCCTTCGCCAACCGCGACGCGCACAAAACCTATCTCGCCATCGTCTGCGGCGGCGCGCCCGAGCCGCGCGACGGCGAGATCGCGCTGGCGCTCAAAAAAGCCAACCGTCGCGGCCTCGACATCATGGAGATCGCCGCCACCGGCCAAGCTGCCCTCACGCGCTACCGCACGCTCACCGCCACGCCAGCCGCAGCACTCCTCGAACTCACCCCCGAAACCGGCCGCATGCACCAGCTCCGCGCCCATCTCGCGGCCATCGGCCACCCCATCGCCGGCGACGGCAAATACGGCGGCCTCTTCAGCGTCGCGGGCGTCGAAATCCCCAGCCTGACACTCCACGCCGCAGCCCTCGACATCCCGCATCCCGCCGGCGGCCGTAAATCCTTCACAGCGCCGCCGCCGCCCGCGTTCCTGCAAGCGCAGCAATCACTCGGTCTTGAAACCGCCGTGGCCCCAGAAACTTGA
- a CDS encoding CC0125/CC1285 family lipoprotein, with translation MLRSLAIAAALALSACASTPTYTPARADGGAGYSETQIEANRYFVTYRAPGAANESLVHDYALLRAADITLERGKEWFWGDRRSFDGQSRGGRSGPSIGVGVGGGRWSGGGGSFGSVSIGVPLGGGGGSTVRSATLEIRLGEGPKPDDPNAYDARSIATNLRARQPY, from the coding sequence ATGCTCCGCTCCCTCGCCATCGCTGCCGCGCTCGCGCTCAGCGCCTGCGCCTCGACACCAACCTACACCCCGGCCCGCGCCGATGGCGGCGCCGGCTATTCCGAAACCCAGATCGAAGCCAACAGATATTTCGTCACTTACCGCGCCCCAGGCGCCGCCAATGAATCGCTCGTCCACGACTACGCATTGCTGCGCGCCGCCGACATCACGCTCGAGCGCGGCAAGGAATGGTTCTGGGGCGATCGCCGCAGCTTCGACGGCCAGTCGCGCGGCGGCCGCAGCGGGCCGAGCATTGGCGTCGGCGTGGGCGGCGGTCGCTGGAGCGGCGGCGGCGGCTCGTTCGGCAGCGTCAGCATTGGCGTGCCGCTCGGCGGCGGCGGTGGCTCGACTGTGCGCTCAGCAACGCTAGAAATTCGTCTCGGCGAAGGTCCCAAGCCCGATGATCCGAACGCCTACGACGCGCGCTCGATCGCGACCAATCTCCGCGCAAGGCAACCGTACTGA
- the crcB gene encoding fluoride efflux transporter CrcB: MMQVLLVALGGAVGSMARYGVGIAAARWFGLAFPWGTLAVNVLGGLAIGVLAARVGPEGENMRLLLGVGLLGGFTTFSAFSLETVRLLEHQPGLAIAYALASLLLSVGACWLGLNLGRV, translated from the coding sequence ATGATGCAGGTGCTGCTGGTTGCGCTCGGGGGAGCGGTGGGATCAATGGCGCGCTACGGCGTGGGCATCGCCGCCGCGCGCTGGTTCGGGCTCGCGTTTCCATGGGGCACGCTCGCGGTGAACGTCCTAGGCGGCCTCGCCATCGGCGTGCTCGCCGCGCGCGTCGGCCCCGAAGGTGAGAACATGCGGCTGCTCCTAGGCGTCGGTCTCCTTGGCGGTTTCACCACCTTTTCGGCGTTTTCGCTGGAGACGGTGCGCCTCTTGGAGCACCAACCCGGCCTCGCCATCGCTTACGCCCTAGCTTCGCTTCTGCTCAGCGTTGGCGCATGCTGGCTGGGGCTGAATTTGGGGCGCGTATGA
- a CDS encoding RluA family pseudouridine synthase has translation MRSVETIEVHEDDGVARIDRWLRRRYPHLTQGQVEKMIRTGQVRVDGARVKASDRVSPGQSVRIPPIPEATERLPAGISGKDADFIRSLVIHRDDDVIVLNKPAGLAVQGGTNTTRHVDGMLDGLIFDAEKRPKLVHRLDRDTSGCLVLARHPRAAAWLGEAFRDRDTDKIYWAIVLGSPRPKVGELRSWMRKAPGPRDADREMMISAEQREEGAVHAVTQYAVLSEAGQSVSWVALRPVTGRTHQLRFHMAEFSHAIAGDPKYRSDRPTPNDLQDQLLLHARALRLPHPSGGELNVTAKLSPHMVAAFDMLGFDERDERDPFAPFPQAARK, from the coding sequence ATGAGGTCGGTCGAGACCATTGAAGTGCATGAGGACGACGGTGTGGCGCGGATCGACCGCTGGCTGCGCCGCCGCTACCCGCATTTGACCCAAGGCCAAGTCGAGAAAATGATCCGCACCGGTCAGGTTCGGGTCGATGGCGCGCGCGTGAAAGCGTCCGACCGCGTCTCGCCTGGCCAAAGCGTGCGCATCCCGCCGATCCCCGAAGCCACGGAACGTTTGCCTGCCGGCATTAGCGGCAAGGACGCCGACTTCATCCGCTCGCTCGTCATCCATCGCGACGACGATGTCATCGTTCTGAACAAGCCCGCCGGCCTCGCCGTGCAAGGCGGCACCAACACCACGCGCCACGTCGATGGCATGCTCGATGGTCTAATCTTCGACGCCGAGAAGCGCCCGAAGCTCGTGCATCGCCTGGATCGCGACACCTCCGGCTGCCTCGTGCTCGCGCGCCACCCGCGCGCCGCGGCGTGGCTTGGCGAAGCCTTCCGCGATCGCGACACAGATAAAATTTACTGGGCCATCGTTCTCGGCTCGCCGCGCCCGAAGGTAGGCGAACTCCGCTCCTGGATGCGCAAGGCGCCAGGCCCGCGCGACGCCGATCGCGAAATGATGATCTCCGCCGAACAGCGCGAAGAGGGCGCAGTCCACGCCGTTACGCAATACGCGGTGCTCTCCGAAGCAGGACAGAGCGTCTCCTGGGTCGCACTCCGCCCCGTCACCGGCCGCACGCACCAGCTCCGCTTTCACATGGCCGAGTTTAGTCACGCCATCGCCGGCGATCCCAAATACAGAAGCGATCGCCCCACGCCGAACGATCTCCAGGACCAGCTCTTGCTGCACGCTCGCGCCTTGCGGCTGCCGCATCCGTCCGGCGGCGAGCTCAACGTCACCGCCAAGCTCTCGCCGCACATGGTCGCCGCGTTCGACATGCTGGGCTTTGACGAGCGCGACGAGCGCGACCCGTTCGCGCCATTCCCGCAAGCGGCGCGAAAATGA
- a CDS encoding 2OG-Fe(II) oxygenase family protein, producing MRLAEAAAFAQASRELLNKGDAVGAEQVLSPVIGQLGSDAKALHLMGLIKRARNQLAEAERYFRAAISHAFNEGGYYNDLGVVLQARGEYKEAIRVYRAALALVPEAAATRVNVVRCHMAAEDYAGAEEDARVYIAAAPGPEAWTLLGQVQRAQEKNEEALISAETALKYAPTMRGLQLNHATALDRVGRAKEARQIYATLADKEVDSQELALNYARSLFADDKKKEAEALLESAIATWPASVTLHGPLARMRELRGAGEAATELIEAEIARRPKDISLRLAAADALHRGDHHQKALRVLDEALRLAPDSPPLLTAAGIVLDELERPRDGLKLLRRVAELDPKSKSAQRNLLSTLIRAGMPEEALSIIRTLREDDPDEQYLIACEALAYRVLGEPGYATLCDYDRMIRTYEIPAPRGFFTVENFNAALADVLRRQHRINAHPLDQHIHHGSQTGRSLLSIDEPNITAFRASVESAVRDYISRLKSEDGDPLSRRRKERYRFSSMWSVRLGHEGYQPNHVHDHGWISSAYFVSLLPYEKRRDPKAGWLKFGEPNRPVAGCTPERFIEPKLGTLVLFPSYFWHGTVPFEGSERLSAAFDVAPA from the coding sequence ATGAGACTCGCGGAAGCCGCCGCGTTTGCGCAAGCCAGCCGCGAGCTGCTGAACAAAGGCGACGCTGTCGGCGCCGAGCAGGTGCTTTCCCCCGTCATCGGTCAACTCGGCAGCGACGCCAAAGCGCTGCACCTGATGGGCCTGATCAAGCGCGCGCGAAACCAGCTCGCAGAAGCTGAGCGCTATTTCCGCGCCGCCATCTCCCACGCCTTCAACGAGGGCGGCTACTACAACGATCTCGGCGTCGTTCTGCAGGCGCGGGGAGAATACAAGGAAGCCATCCGCGTCTATCGCGCAGCACTTGCGCTGGTCCCCGAAGCGGCGGCGACCCGCGTCAACGTCGTGCGTTGCCACATGGCGGCGGAAGATTATGCGGGCGCGGAGGAGGATGCGCGCGTCTATATCGCCGCCGCACCGGGGCCAGAGGCCTGGACTCTGCTCGGGCAAGTGCAGCGCGCACAGGAGAAGAACGAGGAAGCGCTTATCTCCGCCGAAACGGCGCTCAAATACGCGCCCACCATGCGCGGCCTGCAGCTCAACCACGCCACCGCGCTCGACCGCGTCGGCCGCGCCAAGGAAGCGCGACAGATCTACGCCACGCTCGCCGACAAGGAAGTCGACTCGCAAGAGCTAGCACTAAACTACGCCCGGTCGCTCTTCGCCGACGACAAGAAGAAAGAAGCCGAGGCGCTGTTGGAAAGCGCGATTGCAACCTGGCCAGCGTCCGTCACCTTACACGGTCCGCTCGCGCGCATGCGCGAATTGCGCGGCGCGGGCGAGGCCGCGACTGAGCTAATCGAAGCCGAGATCGCACGGCGCCCCAAGGATATCTCCTTGCGCCTCGCCGCCGCCGATGCGCTCCACCGCGGCGATCACCACCAGAAGGCGCTTCGTGTTCTCGACGAAGCGCTCCGGCTGGCGCCAGATTCGCCACCGTTGCTGACGGCAGCCGGGATCGTGCTCGACGAACTCGAACGTCCGCGCGATGGTTTGAAGCTGTTGCGGCGGGTGGCAGAGCTTGATCCCAAGTCAAAATCCGCCCAACGCAACTTACTCTCGACGCTGATCCGCGCTGGCATGCCGGAAGAAGCGCTGAGTATCATCCGCACGCTCCGCGAAGACGATCCCGACGAGCAATATCTGATCGCCTGCGAAGCGCTGGCGTATCGTGTTCTCGGCGAACCCGGCTACGCGACGCTCTGCGACTACGATCGCATGATCCGCACCTACGAAATCCCGGCGCCGCGCGGCTTCTTCACCGTGGAAAATTTCAACGCAGCCCTCGCCGACGTGCTGCGCCGTCAGCACCGCATCAACGCGCACCCGCTCGATCAGCACATCCACCACGGTTCGCAAACCGGCCGCAGCCTGCTCTCGATCGACGAGCCCAACATCACGGCCTTCCGCGCCTCGGTCGAAAGCGCCGTGCGTGATTACATCTCGCGGCTCAAGTCGGAAGACGGCGATCCACTCAGCCGCCGCCGCAAGGAGCGCTACCGCTTCTCCAGCATGTGGTCAGTGCGGCTCGGCCATGAGGGCTATCAGCCCAACCATGTCCACGACCACGGCTGGATCAGTTCCGCTTACTTTGTGTCACTGCTACCGTACGAAAAACGCCGCGACCCCAAGGCCGGCTGGCTCAAGTTCGGCGAACCGAACCGGCCCGTCGCCGGGTGCACACCGGAGCGCTTCATCGAGCCAAAACTCGGGACGCTCGTCCTATTTCCCTCCTATTTCTGGCACGGCACAGTGCCGTTCGAGGGCTCCGAGCGCCTATCCGCCGCCTTCGACGTGGCGCCCGCCTGA
- a CDS encoding cupin domain-containing protein: MKKIDLEAAPKGQGTRYPPPHNERCKDRRWIRVGDAAGLTQFGVNIVTLDPGVWSSHRHWHEKEDEFVFMLEGELVMVTDAGEEIMRPGDCAGFKAGVRDGHNLENRSDKPARFLVVGSRDETDWGEYSDLDMKFLPGRGGYVRKNGDPI; this comes from the coding sequence ATGAAGAAGATCGATCTTGAGGCCGCGCCGAAGGGGCAGGGAACGCGCTACCCGCCGCCCCATAACGAGCGCTGCAAGGACCGCCGTTGGATCCGCGTCGGCGACGCTGCGGGGCTGACGCAGTTCGGCGTCAACATCGTCACGCTCGATCCCGGTGTTTGGTCAAGCCATCGCCATTGGCACGAGAAGGAAGATGAGTTCGTGTTCATGCTCGAAGGCGAGCTGGTGATGGTCACCGACGCCGGTGAAGAAATCATGCGCCCGGGCGATTGCGCCGGCTTCAAAGCCGGCGTGCGCGACGGCCACAATCTGGAGAACCGCTCCGACAAGCCCGCGCGTTTTCTGGTCGTCGGTTCGCGCGACGAAACCGATTGGGGCGAATACTCCGACCTCGACATGAAATTTCTCCCCGGCCGCGGCGGCTACGTGCGCAAGAACGGCGATCCGATTTGA
- a CDS encoding ATP12 family protein gives MTIDLPRRFYTNATVADDGAGIMLDARRLKTARGDAFAAPARTLADAMAAEWAAQGEFIVPSSMPLTQLAFAAIDHTPARRDELVKYIAKFGETDLVCHRAASPPPLVARQSTMWDPIVVWAAHDLGVVLPVVIGVVAAQVPSESRETLAAHAAALDDFQLTALAQATGLAGSVLIAFALLRQRIDAETAFALAALDDLWSQEQWGQDAEAQDRLDSHRAEFENIVRFIALLNA, from the coding sequence TTGACCATCGACTTGCCGCGCCGTTTCTACACCAACGCAACCGTCGCCGATGACGGCGCCGGCATCATGCTCGACGCGCGCCGACTCAAAACCGCGCGCGGCGACGCCTTCGCCGCACCGGCGCGTACGCTTGCCGATGCGATGGCTGCGGAGTGGGCTGCACAAGGCGAGTTCATCGTCCCGTCAAGCATGCCGCTCACGCAACTCGCGTTCGCCGCCATCGATCACACACCGGCGCGCCGTGACGAGCTCGTGAAGTACATCGCCAAGTTCGGCGAAACGGATCTCGTCTGCCACCGCGCCGCGAGCCCGCCGCCGCTGGTCGCGCGGCAGAGCACGATGTGGGATCCAATCGTCGTCTGGGCCGCCCACGATCTCGGCGTCGTGCTGCCCGTCGTCATCGGCGTTGTCGCCGCCCAAGTCCCGTCGGAGTCGCGCGAGACGCTCGCCGCCCACGCCGCCGCCCTTGACGATTTCCAGCTCACCGCGCTCGCCCAGGCGACAGGCCTTGCCGGCTCCGTGCTGATCGCCTTCGCGCTTCTCCGCCAGCGCATCGACGCCGAAACCGCGTTCGCCCTGGCCGCGCTCGATGACTTATGGTCCCAAGAACAATGGGGCCAAGACGCCGAAGCCCAAGACCGGCTAGACAGCCACCGCGCCGAGTTCGAAAACATTGTGCGATTCATCGCGCTGCTGAACGCCTGA
- a CDS encoding acyl-CoA carboxylase subunit beta, protein MKDIIAALEAKREAARAGGGEKRHASQHAKGKLTARERIELLLDEGSFEEFDMFVEHRSHEFGMEKTKIPGDGVVTGWGTINGRLTYVFSKDFTVFGGSLSGAHAAKICKVQDMAMKNGAPIVGVFDAGGARIQEGVESLAGYADIFQRNILASGVIPQISVIMGPCAGGDVYSPAMTDFIFMVKDTSYMFVTGPDVVKTVTNEVVTAEELGGARVHAAKSGVADGAYENDFETLTQMRRLIDFLPLSNREKPPTRPHFDDVTREETSLDRLIPDNPNKPYDMKELVEKVADEGDFFEIGSEFGKNILTGFVRLDGSTVGIVANQPMVLAGVLDIDASRKAARFVRFCDAFNIPIVTFVDVPGFLPGTRQELGGLIKHGAKLLFAYGEATVPKVTVITRKAYGGAYDVMSSKHLRGDVNYAWPSAEIAVMGAKGAVEIIFRADIGDPEKIAARTKEYSDRFANPFVAASLGYVDDVIMPRETRKRIIRALGTLKNKKLENPWKKHDNIPL, encoded by the coding sequence ATGAAAGACATCATCGCCGCCCTTGAAGCCAAGCGCGAAGCGGCGCGCGCGGGCGGGGGCGAGAAGCGCCACGCGTCCCAGCACGCCAAAGGCAAGCTCACCGCGCGCGAACGCATCGAGCTTCTGCTCGATGAAGGCAGCTTCGAAGAGTTCGACATGTTCGTCGAACATCGCAGCCACGAATTCGGCATGGAGAAAACCAAAATCCCCGGCGACGGCGTCGTCACCGGCTGGGGCACGATCAACGGGCGCCTCACCTACGTCTTCTCCAAGGACTTCACCGTCTTCGGCGGCTCGCTCTCCGGCGCGCACGCCGCCAAGATCTGCAAAGTGCAGGACATGGCGATGAAGAACGGCGCGCCGATCGTCGGCGTTTTCGACGCCGGCGGCGCCCGCATCCAAGAGGGCGTCGAATCCCTCGCCGGTTACGCCGACATCTTCCAGCGCAACATCCTGGCCTCCGGCGTCATCCCGCAAATCAGCGTCATCATGGGCCCATGCGCCGGCGGCGATGTGTATTCGCCAGCGATGACCGACTTCATCTTCATGGTCAAAGACACGAGCTACATGTTCGTCACCGGGCCGGACGTGGTGAAAACCGTTACCAACGAAGTCGTCACAGCCGAAGAGCTCGGCGGCGCGCGCGTGCATGCGGCCAAATCCGGCGTCGCCGACGGCGCTTACGAAAACGATTTCGAGACGCTGACGCAAATGCGTCGCCTCATCGATTTCCTGCCGCTCAGCAATCGCGAAAAGCCGCCGACGCGCCCGCACTTCGATGACGTCACGCGCGAGGAAACCTCGCTCGATCGCCTGATCCCCGACAATCCGAACAAGCCCTACGACATGAAGGAGCTGGTCGAAAAAGTCGCCGACGAAGGCGATTTCTTCGAGATCGGCAGCGAGTTCGGTAAAAACATCCTGACCGGCTTCGTCCGCCTCGACGGCTCCACCGTTGGCATCGTCGCCAACCAGCCCATGGTGCTCGCGGGCGTGCTCGACATCGACGCCTCCCGCAAAGCCGCGCGTTTCGTGCGCTTCTGCGACGCCTTCAACATTCCGATCGTCACCTTCGTCGACGTGCCGGGCTTCCTGCCGGGCACGCGCCAGGAACTCGGCGGCCTCATCAAGCACGGCGCGAAGCTCCTGTTCGCGTACGGCGAAGCCACGGTGCCGAAAGTCACGGTGATCACGCGCAAAGCCTATGGCGGCGCCTATGACGTCATGAGTTCAAAGCACCTGCGCGGCGACGTGAACTACGCCTGGCCCTCAGCCGAAATCGCGGTGATGGGCGCCAAGGGCGCCGTCGAAATCATCTTCCGCGCCGACATCGGCGACCCGGAAAAGATCGCCGCCCGCACCAAGGAATATTCCGACCGCTTCGCCAACCCGTTCGTGGCGGCAAGCCTCGGCTACGTCGACGACGTCATCATGCCCCGCGAAACCCGCAAACGCATCATCCGCGCGCTGGGTACGCTCAAGAACAAAAAACTAGAGAACCCCTGGAAGAAGCACGACAACATTCCGTTGTGA